The proteins below come from a single Felis catus isolate Fca126 chromosome A1, F.catus_Fca126_mat1.0, whole genome shotgun sequence genomic window:
- the LOC123385579 gene encoding WAS/WASL-interacting protein family member 1-like, which yields MGMQPAAAGRQPSSPPHPTPPANPASLCPHPLPHGESGPDRAAPPCPTHPAPSPPLGPGSFELHKATCRALRCPGRGGERGWVPLGRGQDTGARRDQQHRPHAAAAAAEGYFAAPTAGSGGDRPPPPPPPEPLALPALRSARGSRLRCPATATVKRSPAPCALGEPRTPGTRRRRDWLSKSLAPPPRASPLPRWWRARRPAPSRGAAGGWGPGLGEASCGHGARGASAPGLRALQFLRPRPARKKTARPRRKRGNVFCRALRTAAAGLVGNLNDGKTLVKEAQERLPRILYFHLQENRYIFKRKRHWLEVT from the exons ATGGGGATGCAGCCAGCTGCTGCCGGGAGacagccctcctccccaccccaccccaccccacccgccaACCCcgcttccctctgcccccaccctcttcctcacGGGGAAAGCGGCCCGGACCGCGcagccccgccctgccccacccaccccgctCCCAGCCCACCCCTCGGTCCGGGGAGCTTCGAGCTTCACAAAGCCACTTGCCGGGCGCTGCGGTGCCCTGGGCGAGGGGGCGAGCGGGGCTGGGTACCTTTAGGAAGAGGCCAGGACACCGGCGCCCGGAGAGACCAGCAGCATCGCCCgcacgccgccgccgccgctgcggAGGGCTACTTCGCGGCGCCCACAGCCGGATCCGGCGGGGACCGgccaccgccgccaccgccgcccgAGCCGCTCGCGCTCCCCGCGCTGCGCTCCGCGCGCGGCTCCCGACTCCGCTGCCCGGCGACCGCCACTGTCAAGCGGAGCCCCGCCCCCTGCGCGCTCGGCGAGCCGCGGACCCCCGGGACGCGCCGCCGCCGGGATTGGCTGAGCAAGTCGCTGGCTCCGCCCCCGCGCGCCTCGCCCCTCCCGCGCTGGTGGCGCGCGCGGCGGCCGGCTCCCTCCAGGGGCGCCGCGGGAGGGTGGGGTCCCGGGCTGGGCGAGGCTTCCTGCGGGCACGGCGCGCGCGGAGCCTCGGCTCCGGGGCTCCGGGCTCTGCAGTTTCTCCGTCCTCGCCCAGCCCGGAAAAAAACTGCACGGccgagaaggaaaagaggaaacgTCTTCTGTAGGGCCCTTCGCACTGCTGCAGCGGGTCTGGTGGGAAATCTTAATGATGGAAAGACGTTGGTGAAGGAAGCCCAGGAAAGGCTACCTAGG ATTCTCTACTTCCACCTCCAGGaaaatagatacatatttaagagaaaaagacactGGCTTGAAGTAACTTAG